The following is a genomic window from Opitutus sp. ER46.
GCCAGCAGATAGTCCGTCGTGTCGAACCACTCGATAAACGAGGCGTCCGCCTGCAGCTGCCGGAATCGCGGCAACAGCGCCAGCACGTCCGGCCGGCCCAGCCCGCTCGCCAGCAGCAGAAGCCGCGGATGCCGTTCGAGAAACTGGGTCAGCTCCGCCACCGGCACGGGCCGGATCGCCACCGCATGGTGCTCATGGCGTTCATCGATCAACCGGATCGTCACCACCAGCCGCAACCCGCGGCGCGCCAACTCCGGCAGCAACGAGTCCACCGCCGCCGAATTCAGCCCGTACCCATGATACGCCGGCAGCAGCCGCACCGCCCGCACCCGCGGATCCGCCGCCACGTCCGCGACCCGCTCCCGCCAGTTGCCCAACGCCGGGTTGATCACGGGCACCGGATGCAGCCCCGTCACGCGCCGGGTGTCCCGCAGCAGCGCGCGATTCGCCGGCCCCGGCTCCGGCGCAAAGACCGCGTCCACCGGCGAGACCAGCGCGTCCGCGATCCCGTGACGCCGCAAATGCGCCGCCAGCGTCTTGGCGGAGAACGCCGGCTGGAAGGTGAATGGCCACCGGCCGATCCACGTGTTGGCATCAAAGAGCTTCATGGCAGCCGGAGAAGTTCGCGGGCATTGTCGTGCAGGATTCGCCGCTGCTCCGCCGCGCTGAGCGCCGAGCCCGTCACGCGCGCGATCGCCACCGCAAAGTCGCGCACCGGCACGTCGGACCCGTAAAGGATCCGCCCTGCGCCGAGCTGCTCGACTGCATACTCCACGATCCCGGACTCCGGCGCCGCGCCCGACGTGTCCACCCAGACATTCGGCAGGGACTTCACGGCCAGGACGCCCCGCACGCCGCAACCGGTGAGATGCGCCATGATGATGCGGACCTCCGGATGCCGGCGCGCCAGCGTCGCCACATCCTCCGGGTCGGTGTGAAAGCGCCGCTGCCGGATCTTGGTCATGCTCCAGGCGTGCTGCAGCACCACCAGGTCGTGCTCCGCCGCCGCCGCCATCACCGGCCGCATGCACGCGTCGCGCGCGTTGTTGGCGATCTCGAGCTTGATCCCGCGAAAACCAAGCGCGCGACAGCGCTCCACTTCGCGCCGCACTGCCCGCTCCCCGAGCACCGGGTTCAAATAGCAGAAGCCTGTGACGAACCCGGGATACGCCTGCATCAGCCAGGCGGTGTCATCGTTGACCCGCCGGACCTGCGCCTCATTTGGCAACCGTCCGTCGACGAGCACATCGCCCAACGCCACGAGGTGCACGATGCCCAGCGCCTTCGCCCGGGCGATCACGCCACCGACTTCCGCGCGACCGCAGAAGTTTTCCTGCATGATGGGGTGCGTGTGAACGTCGATGATGCGCATCAGGAACGGTCGCCAACTCTGCCGCCCCCTCCCGCAACGTCAACCGCCGAGTAACTCTCTGGTTACCTACCTTGGTTTCTTTCTCTTCCTCTTACTCTTCCTCTCGAGCAGTTTTCGCTCCGCGAAAACTGAGTAGGGTCGGTTCTCGTTCTCGTGAAGTCATCTCGCCCACCCCAGTCGCAGCCTCTCCCTTTCCGCCCACTTTCACTCTCACTTTCACTCTCACTCCGGGCGCCCCGCGCCCGGCCACTCTCACTTTCACTCCGGGCGCCCCCGCGCCCGGTCACTCCGGGCGCGCTCTGGCGCCCGGCCACCCCGACGGCTTGCTCCCCGTCTGCCGCCTGAACCAGCGCGCGAAGTACGCCTGGTCCGGCAGCCCCACGGCCGCGGCCGTTGCCGACACACTGTGCCCTCCCGCGAGTAGTTCTTTCGCCCGCTCCAGCCGCCGTCGCGCCCGGAACTGCCCGAGCGACAACCCCGTCTCCTCCTTCACCAACCGGTTCAGGTGGTCGCGCTGGTAGCCGCTCCTCCGCACCATCTCAGTGAGCGATCCGTCCAGGCTCACGTCCTCCAGCAGCTTCCGAATCGCCCACGAGGGGCGCCGCGCCGCCGGCATCGGCGTCGCCAGCCAGCCCGCCGCCCGCAAGCACAACAGCAGCGTCTGCAACACGATCGGCGCGCCTTCCCAGTGCACCGCCTCCCCCTGCGTCGCCTGCAGCCGCATCAGCCGCGCGATGTCGTCGCGGATCTGCGACAGCGCCGAGCGCTGCAGACTGCACACCGCCAGCGGATGCCGCCGCGCACCTTTCAGCCGGAAATTGATCATCAGGCAGAGCGGCGCCCGCCGCTCCGACGCCTGAAACGCATGCGAGATCCCCGGCGGCAGCAGGATCAGCGTCCCCGGCTCCACGTGCGCCTCCGTTTCCCCCAGCACCTGCCGGCCCTTGCTGCTCAGGTACAGAAGCGCCTGAGAATACCGGTGCTGATGCGGCTGGATCGACGCGTGCTCCGGCAGGTGCCGGTGCAGCGCGAACGCCGTCACCGCCAGCCCGGGGATCCGGATCGCAGGTTCATGAATGAGCAGGGAGCGGAAGCGGCGCATCGGGTTGCACTTCCTTGATGCCGAATTTGTCCAAATTTGCACCGAGAAAATCCTCACGCCTTCCGCCCGGTTCGAGGTACACTGTGCCCATGTCCGACACCCCCGCCCCTGTCGTTCTCGTCACCGGCGCCAGCCGCGGGCTCGGCCGCGGTATCGCCTGCCAGCTCGCCGCCGAGGGCTGCTCCGTCGCGATCAATTACGCCGGCAACCTCGCCGCCGCCGAGGAGACCGTCGCCCTCTGTCGCGCCGCCGCCCCCAACCCCGCCCAGCGCTTCATCCCGATCCAGGCCGACATCGGCTCCGGCGCCGACCGCGCCCGCCTGGTCGCCGAAACCTGCCGCCACTTCGGTCGCATCGACGCGCTCGTCAACAATGCCGGCATCGCCCCCAAGGTCCGCGCCGACATCACCGAGGCCCGCGAGGAGGACTTCGAGAGCCTCCTCCACACCAACCTCGTCGGCCCTCATTTTCTGACCCAGGTCGTGGCGAACTACTGGCTCAAGGAAAAGCCCGCCCCCCGGCTTCCCGGCGGCTTCAAAGTCGTCTTCGTCACCTCCGTCTCCGCCGACACCGCCTCCATCAATCGCGGTGACTACTGCATCTCCAAGGCCGGCCTCGCCATGTCCGCCCACCTCTGGGCCGTCCGCCTCGCCGCCGACAACATCCAGGTCGTCGAACTCCGTCCTGGAATTATGGCGACTGACATGACCGCCGGCGTGCGGGGCAAATACGACGAACTCCTCGCCACCGGCCTCGTGCCGCAGCGCCGCTGGGGCACCGCCGAGGATGTCGGCCGCGCCGTTCGCGCCGTCATTGCCGGCCACTTCAACTTCTCCACCGGCTCCGTCATCTCGATCGATGGCGGCCTCCACCTCCGGCGTCTTTAGCCCGCCCCACCGGCGCGACGTCTCAGCCGCTCCCGCCGGCCGCTCCGACCAACCCGATCTTCCCCGACCGCCGCTTCATCTTTTCCGCGTCCGCGTCCCGCCTCCGCCATGATCCGCATCGACACCTCCCTCACCCCTGAATCCCTGCGCGCTGACGTCCAGCGCGTGTTCGACGCTTCCGCCCGCAAGATCGTCTCCCTCCAGCGCGCCTGGGATCCCGCCCAGGGCACGCCCGTCGTCACCGTCGACGGCAGGTACACCTCGCGCGGCTGGACCGAGTGGACGCAGGGTTTCCAATTCGGCGCCGCGATTCTCCAGTTCGCCGCCACCGGCGACCGCAAGATGCTCGCGCTCGGCCGCGAGGGCACCCAGCGCTACATGGCGTCCCACGTCAGCCACATCGGCGTCCACGACCACGGCTTCAACAACGTCTCCACCTACGGCACCCTCCACCAGCTCGCCCGCGCCGGCCGCTTCGATTGCAGCGAAGGCGAACTCAGCTTCTACGAGCTCGCGCTCAAGCTCTCGGGCGCCATCCAGGCGTCCCGCTGGACCGATCTGCCCGAGGGCCAGGGCTACATCTACTCCTTCAACGGCCCGCACTCGCTGTTCGCCGACACCATCCGCTCCCTCCGCGCCCTCGCCCTCTCACACCGCTTCGGCCACTGTCTCATGGGCGAACGTGACCGCCGGATTTCCCTCCTGCAGCGACTCATCCAACACGCCGACACCACCGCCCGCTACAACGTGTACTTCGGCACTGGCCGCGACGCCTATGACCTCCGCGGCCGCGTCGCCCACGAGTCCATCTTCAACCTGAACGACGGCTCCTACCGCTGCCCCAGCACCCAGCAGGGCTACTCGCCTTTCTCCACCTGGACCCGCGGCCTCGCCTGGATCATCTGCGGCTACGCCGAGCAGCTTGCCTTCCTCAACGCCCTGCCCGGCGCCGAGCTCAAACCTTTCGGCGGCAAGGCGTCCGTCATCGACCGCTTCCTCTGGGCCGCGACCGCCGCCGCCGACTTCTACCTCGAGCAGACGCCCACCGATGGCATCCCGTATTGGGACACCGGGGCGCCGAACCTCCACCGCCTTGGCGACTACCTCGCCCGCCCCGCCGAACCGTTCAACGATTTCGAGCCGGTCGACAGCTCCGCCGCCGCCATTGCCGCGCAAGGACTCCTCCGCCTCGGCCGCTTCCTGCAGGGCCAGGGCCGCCGCCGTGCCGGCGATCGCTACTTCACCGCCGGGCTCACCGTCGCCCGCACGCTCTGCCAGGAACCCTACCTCTCCACCTCGCCAAAACACCAGGGGCTGCTCCTTCACACCGTCTATCACCGCCCCAACGGCTGGGATCGCATTCCCGCCGGTCGCAAGGTCCCGTGCGGCGAGGCGTGCATGTGGGGCGATTACCACCTGCGCGAACTCGCGTACTACCTGCAGCAGCTCGCCGACGGGAAGGACTACACCTTCTTCGGCGCCTGAGCTCCGCCCCTCTGCTCGGCCGCCGTCTCTCTCCCGCGCGGTCACTCCTCCCTTCACCTCTCCCCGGCGTCCATGAACTCCCCGTCGCTCGACCGCCTCTGCATTCACTCGATCACCACGAAGCCGTGGTCGCTCTACGAGGCCGTGCCCCGCTACGCCGCCGTCGGCGTCAAGGGCATCACCGTTTGGCGGCAGGCACTCGAGGGCCGCGACCCGCGCGGCGCCGGCGCGTTCATCCGCGACCACGGGCTCTCGATCGTCTCGCTTTGCCGCGGCGGCTTCTTCCCCGCGCTCACGCCGGCCGACCGGCTCAAGGCCATCGATGAGAACCGCCGCTGCATCGACGAGGCCGCCGCCCTCGGCGCCCCGCTCATCGTGCTCGTCTGCGGCGCGGTCCCCGGCCAATCCCTCGACGAATCACGCCGGCAGATCACCGAGGGCATCGCCGCCGTCCTTCCCCATGCCGCCGCCGCCGGCGTGAAGCTCGCCATCGAGCCGCTGCATCCCATGTACGCTGCCGATCGCTCCGCCGTGAACACCATGGCCCAGGCCCGCGCCATGTGCACCGCCCTCAACTCCCCGTGGGTTGGCATCGCCGTCGATGTCTACCACGTCTGGTGGGATCCCGACCTCGAGGCCGAGATCAAGCTCGCCGGCCGCAACGGCACGCTCGCCGCCTTCCACGTCTGCGACTGGGTGTTCCCGTTCGCCGACATGCTCAACGACCGCGGCCTCATGGGTGAGGGCTGCATCGACATCCGCACGATCCGCGGCTGGGTCGAGGCCGCCGGGTTCACCGGCTTCAACGAGGTCGAGATCTTCTCCAACCGCCTCTGGCAAACGGACCAGACCGACTTCCTCCTCCGCATCAAGCAGGCCTACCTCAACTGCACCTGAACCCCTCCCCGGCTCCTCTCGTCCCGCAACTTCTTCTCCCTTCCATGAAACAACACCATGTCGGCATCATCATGAACGGCGTGACCGGCCGGATGGGCACGAATCAGCACCTGATCCGTTCCATCCTCGCCATCCGCAAAGAGGGCGGCGTGAAACTCGCCAACGGCGACGTCATCGTCCCCGACCCCATCCTCGTCGGTCGCAACGCCGACAAGCTCCAGCAGCTCGCCCGCACCCACGATGTCTCCCGGTTCACCACCGATCTCAGCGCCGCGCTGAAGGACCCGTCCAACCAGATCTATTTCGACTCGCAGACCACCGACCGCCGCGCCACCGCCGTCCGCCAGGCCATCGCCGCCCGCAAGGCCATCTATTGCGAGAAGCCGACCGCCGTGGACGTCGACACCGCCCTCGCCCTCTTCCGCGAGTGCCAGGCCGCCGGCCTCAAGAACGGCGTCGTCCAGGACAAGCTCTGGCTCCCCGGCCTGCGCAAGCTGAAGCTCCTGATCGACTCCGGCTTCTTCGGCAAAATCCTCTCCGTCCGCGGCGAGTTCGGCTACTGGGTCTTCGAGGGCGACCTCCAGCCCGCCCAGCGCCCGTCGTGGAACTACCGCAAGGAGGATGGCGGCGGCATCGTCATCGATATGCTCTGCCACTGGCGCTACGTGATCGACAATCTGTTCGGCAACGTCACCGCCGTCTCCTGCCTCGCCGCCACGCACGTGCCCGAGCGCATCGACGAACGCGGCCAGCGCTACGCCTGCACCGCCGACGACTCCGCCTACGCCACCTTCGAGACCGATCAGGGAATCCTCCTGCATTTCAACAGCTCCTGGTGCGTCCGCGTCCGCCGCGACGATCTCCTCACGCTCCAAGTCGATGGCACCAAGGGTTCCGCCGTCGCCGGCCTGCGCGAGTGCTGGACGCAGCGCGCCGAGACCACCCCGCGCCCGATCTGGAATCCCGACGTCCCGCAGCCGATCGACTTCTACGCCGGCTGGCAGAAGGTCCCCGACCCGATGCCCTACGACAACGCGTTCAAGGTCCAGTGGGAGATGTTCCTCAAGCACGTCGTCGCCGACGAGCCGTTCCGCTGGAGCCTCCTCGAAGGCGCCAAGGGCGTGCAGCTCGCCGAGCTCGGCCTCGAGTCGTCCGCCAAGCGCCAGTGGGTGAAGCTCCCTCCGCTCGGCTAATGTAGAATGCAGAATGAAGAATGTAGAATGTCCGGAACCGCAGCTCCCCCACTAAGGATCGAGACATTCCAAATTCTGCATTCGCCATTCTGCATTAGCGAAGCGTCAGCATTAGCCGTTACGCGCGCTTAGCGCGCGTAACGGCGAAAAGCATCACCCCGACCAGCAACAGTCCGGCGGCGGAGACCTGGAAGATCAGGCCGAGATCGACCTTCGCGTCCTTCAACCAACCGCCCACGTAGATCATCAGGCCGCCCATCGAGACGCTCACGAAGTTGAGCAGCCCGTAGCCCGTCGCGCTGTACCGTTCGTCGACGATCGTCCGCGTGATCGGCATCAGGTTCGCATCGAAGAATCCGCGGCCGAGGCCGTACACCACGAGCCCCGCCACGGCCAACAGCAGCGTCCCGCCGTTGATGCCCAGAAAGAGCGCCGGGCCCACCACGCAGAAACCGATCGCCGGCACGAGCGCGCGTGCCCTCGGCTGCGATCGGCTCCATCGGTCCGCCCAGATGCCCCCCAGCAGCACGCCGAGGAATGACGCCACCTGGATGTAGCCCGTCGCCGTCATGCCCGCCGCCCCAAGCCCGAGCTGGAAGTGTTCCCGCAGATACGTCGGCAGCCAGCCGTAGATGCCCCAGTTCGCCACGCCCACGAGCGCGTTTACCCCGAGCAGGATCAGGAACGCAGGGTGCCGCACCAACTCGCCCAACGCGCGTCCGAGACCGGGCGTGCCCGCGTCGACCACGACTTCGCCGCCACGCTTCGCCGCGGCCGGCGGCACGTCGCGCACGATCCAAAGACACACCAGCGCGTAGCCGATGCCGAAGAGGCCAAAACCGTAAAACCCGATCCGCCAGCCCCAGTGCTCTGCGATCACGCCGCCCACTCCACCCAGCGCCGCCCCGGCGTACACGCCGCTCATGTGCAGCCCCGTCGCCAAAGACCGGGTACGGCCAGGATGCAGGTCCGAGATCAGCGCCAGCGCCGCCGGGATGTAACACGCCTCGCTCAGCCCCATCACCGCGCGCGAAATCAGCATGCCTTGCAGCGAATGCATGTGCCCGGTCGCCCACGTGACCGCCGACCAGATGAACACGCTCGCCACGATCACCCACCGCCGGCTGAACCGGTCCGCCAGGTAGCCGCCGAACGGGCTGAACACGCCGTATGTCCAGAGAAACACCGAGGTCAGCAGCCCGAACTGCGCATCCGTCATCGCGATGTCCGCTTTGATCGGATCACGCATCGTCGTGATCATCAGCCGATCGAGGTAGTTCAGCAGCGCCACCACCCACAACACCGCCACCGTGAGCCACGCTTTCGTCAGCGGGCCCGATCGTTCTTCGGTCATTTTGATTCTCCTATTGGGTTGCCCACACCGCCGGCGAACGCACTCCCGGCTTCGCCTCCCCGCCCGGGATCACCACACGTCCGCGCCACATCGTGGCGGTCGTCGTCACCAGCGAAAAGGGTACGTCCGCCTCACGCGTCCACGCGTTGCGCGCGGGATCGTACGCCAGCACGTCGCGGGGAAAGCCTTTGTGGTCCGTCGGCTTCACTCCGACCTGCGCCCCGTCGTCCCCGCCGATCACCCACAGCCGTCCGTCCACGAGCGGCGCCGGACTCGGCGCGGCCACCGCCGCGCGCGGCAGGTCCGCCAGCCGCTGCCAGCCGTCCTGCTCGCGATACCGCCACGCGTCCCGCAGCCACTCGCGACGCGTCTTGCCCGCGCCGTCCGGTACGAGCTGCGCGCCGCCGAAGACATAAAACGCATCCTCGCCCGCCCCGGCCACCGCCAGCATCCGCTCCGCGCCGGGAAAGGCCGGCAACGCGCGCCAGCCGTGCGCGACGTCGTCCAAGTTGAGGACATATGCGCCGCGCTCCGCCACCGTCGCATCCGGCCGGGCCAACCCGCCCATCACGTACACGCGCCGCCCCATGCGTGCGCCCGCGGCCATCGCCAGCGGACGCGGCAGCTTGGGCCAGGATGTGAAGCGCGCTTCGCCGTTCACAAGCTGCAGGAGCCACACGTCATCAAAGTTCCGCCGCGCGTCCCCGCCGCCAACCAGCAGCACGCCGTCATCGACGTTCACCGCCACGCCGTAGCCGCCCGCTGTGGGCAACCGGCCGGCTTTACGCCATGCCGCCTGAGGCGCCTCCAGCACGAAGACACTGTCGTACCAAGTCTTCGTCCCGTTCTCCCACGGCGGCCGGTCCGGAAAGTTCGCCCCTCCCGCCACGAGCAGGCAGTCACCGCTCACGCCCGCGTAGCTGCCGGCAAAGCCGATCGCATCCGGCACCGGCGGCAGCGCCACCCACTGGGGAGAGGTCGCCCCCGTCTCCGCCGCGGCCCCGAGCCCGGCAGTCACCGTCGCGGCAATCAGGGTCATGGCGGCGCGTAACGTCACTTGCTCGCGTAGTCGAAGAAGCCCACGGCCCGCAGCCCGGCCTCGAGCCGCTTCTCCTGTTCCGGAGTGAGCGACCGCAACGGCAACCGCACCGGCCCGCAGTCGAGCCCGATCATCTTCATGATCGCTTTTCCCGCCGGGAGCCCGCCCGCGCCGTTCATCACGTCGATGAACGCCTGCGCTTTCGCCTGCTCGCGCTTCGCGGTCGCCAGGTCGCCCGCGCGGAACGCCTCGATCACGCGCCGGTACAGCGGCGCCGCGTAATTGTAGGTGCTGCCCACCGCGCCGGTCGCCCCGAGTTCGAGCCCCGACAACAGGATTTCATCGCGGCCGAACAACACTTCAAACCGCTCCTGCTGAAAGGCCTTCGCCGCTCGAAAATCCGCCAAGTCCTCGTAGGTGAACTTCACCCCCGCCAGCGTCGGAATCCGGTCCGCCGCCCGCGCCAGGAACTCCGCCGCCGGCACGGTCACGTGCGTCATCGACGGCATGTAATAGTAGAAGAACGGCAGCTTCGGCGCCGCCGCCGCGACTTCACCACACCACGCGACGAGTTCATTCGCCCCGGGTTTGAAGAAGCACGGCGCCACGGTCGCGATCGCGTCCGCTCCTTTGGCCTGCGCATGCGCGGCCAGCGCGCGAGCATCGCCCAAGGCAAGATGCCCCACGTGCACGATCACCTTCAGCCCCGGCTGGCGCGCCTTCAGCCACGCCTCCGCGATGCTCATGCGCTCCGTACTCGTCATCGACGCTCCCTCTCCGGTCGTGCCGCAGATGAACGCGCCGGAGACACCATTGCGGGCCAGCAGCGCAGCCTGTTGGGGAATCATGTCGAGGTTCACCTCGCCATTGGCGCGAAACGCCGTGAACGGGGCCGCCGTCAGCCCGGGAAGTCGAAAATTCATAGGGTACGCGTCCCATCCTCCCCCGTCCCTCCCCCCTCTCAAGCCCCCGCAAGTGGCACCAAGAGAATACCTCTCGCCGCCAACCTCTTTCTCATTCTCTTCCTCTTACTCTTTCTCCCGAGGGATTGAGCAGTTTTCGCGGAGCGGAAACTGGAGAGAAAGAGAAAGAGTATGAGTAAGAGAAAGATCCTCCCGCCACTCCCCGCGCCTCGCGCTCGGCTTTCCCACTTTCACTCTCACTCCGGGCGCGTCGCGCCCGGCCATTCGGCCACCCACACCCCGTCTGAATCCACTTGCCGCATCCCGGCTCCCCCGCCCTTGTTTAACGGCTTAACCCCGCCCCACCAAACGCCACCCTCCGCCCCTGTCGCCGCCCCGCTCATGACCCCGCACGTCACGATGAAGACCATCGCCGCTCAGGCGGGCGTCACCCAGGCCACCGTCTCGATGAGCCTGGCCAAAAACCCGCGCATCCCGGCCACCACCCGCGAGCGCATCCAGGCCATCGCGCAGCGACTCGGCTACCAGCCCAATCCCTACCTTTCCACCCTCATGCGCGTGCGGCGGCACGGCAAAGTCCTCAGCGAACGCCCCGTCCTCGCCCTCGTCTCCGGCCAGCCCACTGCCGACGGCTGGCGCAACCACCCGGCCCCCACCATCCGCCAGATGCGCGAGGGCGCCCTCGAACGCGCCGCCGCCCGCGGTTTTCGCGCCCAGGATTTCTGGCTCCGCCGCGACGGCATGTCCGACGAGCGTTTCTCCGAGATGCTCCACGCCCGCGGCATCGAGGGCGTCCTCCTCAGCCCCCCCGCCGAGGGCGCACGTCCGCCGCAGCTGAAATGGGAGTACTTCTCCGCCGTCAGCCTCAGCGTCCCGCTGCCCAACCTCACCCTCGCGACCGTCTGCAACGACCACTACTTTTCCAGCCTCCAGGTCGCCCGCGAGTGCCACGCCCGCGGCTACCGCCGCCCCGGCTTGATCCTGCTCGAGTTTCACCAGCAGCGGTTCCAGGGACGCTGGGAGGCCGGCGTCCTCATGGCCGGACAAATGCTCCCCGACCTTCACGTCGCCCCACCGCTCTATCTCACCGATCGCAACGATCCCGCGCCGCTCACGCGCTGGCTCAAGGCCGAGCGCCCCGACGTCATCATCACCCCTTCAGTCGAGACCGTCCCCGTCCTGCTCCCCACGCTTGCCCGTCTGCGCCGCCGCGTCCCGGAAAGCATCGGGCTCGCCGTCCTCGCCGTCCCCTCCCTCGGCTCCCCCATCTCCGGCATCTTTCAGAACGGAGCCCGAATCGGCGCCACCGCGATCGACACCCTCGTCAGCCTCATCGAGCGCCACGAACACGGACTCCCCTCGCAAGCCTCGACCGTCATGGTCGAGGGCCAGTGGAACGAGGGCACCTCGCTGCGCCCCCACCCCTGATCAGCGCGCAGCGCCTCTTTCTCTTACTCATACTCTTCCTCTTTCTCTCAACGAATTGAGCAGTTTTCGCTCCGCGAAAACTGAAGAGAAAGACCTCGAAGCAGCGGGATCAGCCCTCCTCGCTTAACCATGTAAACGCTCCCCCGCTGGCTCGGCGTTTCTGCGCGCTCGATTCTCGGCGTGACGCCTCCCTCGCAACCCCTCCAGTCCCCTCCCGTCCCGCGCTCACTCCGTCATTCGTCGTCGCACCCATGCGCCCCCCCTCGCTCGCCCGCTTTGTCGCCGCCCTCTTCTCTGCTTCCCTCGTCGCCCTCACCTCGACCGGCACGCCCACCCCCGCCTCCGCCCCCGTCCCCGCCGCCACCCGGCTCACGCTCAATTTCAATCCTGACTGGCGCTTCCTCCAGGCCGACGCTCCCGGCGCCGAGGCGCCCGCCTTCGACGACCGCGCCTGGGTGCTCGTATCCGCGCCCCACACATTCAACGACGTCGACACGTTCGACAACTGGTCCACTCCCGGCCACCGCGGCGAACAGCTCCAATGGAGCGGCCTCTCCTGGTACCGGAAATCCTTCACTGCGCCCGCCGCATGGATGGGTCGTCGCGTCGTCATCGAGTTCGAGGCCGTCCGCCAGATCGCCGAGGTGTTCTGCAACGGCCACCGGCTCGGCGCCGCCCGCAGCGGCTTCACCCCGTTCGGCTTCG
Proteins encoded in this region:
- a CDS encoding LacI family DNA-binding transcriptional regulator, with the translated sequence MTPHVTMKTIAAQAGVTQATVSMSLAKNPRIPATTRERIQAIAQRLGYQPNPYLSTLMRVRRHGKVLSERPVLALVSGQPTADGWRNHPAPTIRQMREGALERAAARGFRAQDFWLRRDGMSDERFSEMLHARGIEGVLLSPPAEGARPPQLKWEYFSAVSLSVPLPNLTLATVCNDHYFSSLQVARECHARGYRRPGLILLEFHQQRFQGRWEAGVLMAGQMLPDLHVAPPLYLTDRNDPAPLTRWLKAERPDVIITPSVETVPVLLPTLARLRRRVPESIGLAVLAVPSLGSPISGIFQNGARIGATAIDTLVSLIERHEHGLPSQASTVMVEGQWNEGTSLRPHP